One window of the Phycodurus eques isolate BA_2022a chromosome 7, UOR_Pequ_1.1, whole genome shotgun sequence genome contains the following:
- the LOC133404717 gene encoding gastrula zinc finger protein XlCGF8.2DB-like isoform X5 codes for MLRPSFELNSIIIQSHTDFSEDLCPAPQEPESPPIKEEEEPQSPYIKKEVAKEVPHIKEEEEEQGITKLPSTGVPQKSEDEGQSVENRGAEPRSNISSSQHMTAESDVDHWGGSQVDVLLAPPSGSDDTASHSPHNDEDDDDDQSEDQVRCHTDNQRWKCSQCGKIFGYNSLLKRHLMSHSGEKPFACSVCGQRFCEKGNLTTHTRTHTGEKPFSCLVCGQRFSRKGILRSHSRTHTGEKPFPCSVCGQSFSRKGILTSHSRTHTGEKPFACPICGQRFSHKKSLTIHTRTHTGEKPFSCSVCGQRFSDKGTLTKHTRTHTGEKPFSCSVCNQNFSQKGQLRSHTRTHTGEKPYSCSVCGERDDEGGSAASSK; via the exons ATGTTGAGGCCAAGCTTCGAGCTAAACAGCATTATCATTCAAAGTCATACAG acTTCAGTGAAGATCTTTGTCCAGCGCCACAGGAGCCAGAGTCCCCTcccattaaagaggaagaggagccacAGTCCCCTTATATTAAAAAAGAGGTGGCTAAAGAGGTCccccacatcaaagaggaagaggaggagcagggCATCACCAAGTTGCCATCGACCGGTGTCCCTcagaagagtgaagatgaaggtcaaagtgtGGAGAacagaggggcggagcctcgAAGCAACatcagctcaagtcaacacatgacagcAGAAAGTGATGTAGACCACTGGGGAGGATCTCAAGTAGATGTCCTCTTAGCTCCACCATCAGGTAGTGACGACACAGCGTCACATTCTCCTCACAacgatgaggatgatgatgatgatcagtCTGAAGATCAGGTGAgatgtcacactgacaaccaacgctggaaatgttctcagtgtgggaaaatcTTTGGCTACAACTCTCTCTTGAAAAGGCACCTGATGAGCCACAGCGGAGAGAAACCTTtcgcctgctcagtttgcggccAAAGATTCTGTGAGAAGGGAAActtgacaacacacacaagaacccacactggtgagaaacctttttcctgcttagtttgtggtcaaagattctctcgaaAGGGAATCTTAAGAAGTCActcaagaacccacactggagagaaaccttttccctgcTCAGTATGTGGTCAAAGTTTCTCTCGAAAGGGAATCTTAACAAGTCActcaagaacccacactggagagaaaccttttgcctgcccaatatgtggtcaaagattctctcacaaGAAAAGCCTgacaatacacacaagaacacacactggagagaaacctttctcctgctcagtttgtggccaaagattctctgacAAGGGAACcttgacaaaacacacaagaactcacactggtgagaaacctttttcctgctcagtttgtaacCAAAACTTCTCTCAGAAGGGACAATTGagaagtcacacaagaacccacactggagagaaaccctattcctgctcagtttgtggtgaaAGAG ACGACGAAGGAGGAAGCGCGGCGTCGTCCAAGTGA
- the LOC133404717 gene encoding zinc finger protein 135-like isoform X1, translated as MLRPSFELNSIIIQSHTDFSEDLCPAPQEPESPPIKEEEEPQSPYIKKEVAKEVPHIKEEEEEQGITKLPSTGVPQKSEDEGQSVENRGAEPRSNISSSQHMTAESDVDHWGGSQVDVLLAPPSGSDDTASHSPHNDEDDDDDQSEDQVRCHTDNQRWKCSQCGKIFGYNSLLKRHLMSHSGEKPFACSVCGQRFCEKGNLTTHTRTHTGEKPFSCLVCGQRFSRKGILRSHSRTHTGEKPFPCSVCGQSFSRKGILTSHSRTHTGEKPFACPICGQRFSHKKSLTIHTRTHTGEKPFSCSVCGQRFSDKGTLTKHTRTHTGEKPFSCSVCNQNFSQKGQLRSHTRTHTGEKPYSCSVCGERGAAKTTKEEARRRPSETSQERIQIGVPVNPPHESTLAPNKMDELHLLTKRPVKTSDVPPPCALRRHGFVNASRWRRNASRASNYTGQTASWRDMLLYQRKMVYRRHGAQHTLQPGFGVALF; from the exons ATGTTGAGGCCAAGCTTCGAGCTAAACAGCATTATCATTCAAAGTCATACAG acTTCAGTGAAGATCTTTGTCCAGCGCCACAGGAGCCAGAGTCCCCTcccattaaagaggaagaggagccacAGTCCCCTTATATTAAAAAAGAGGTGGCTAAAGAGGTCccccacatcaaagaggaagaggaggagcagggCATCACCAAGTTGCCATCGACCGGTGTCCCTcagaagagtgaagatgaaggtcaaagtgtGGAGAacagaggggcggagcctcgAAGCAACatcagctcaagtcaacacatgacagcAGAAAGTGATGTAGACCACTGGGGAGGATCTCAAGTAGATGTCCTCTTAGCTCCACCATCAGGTAGTGACGACACAGCGTCACATTCTCCTCACAacgatgaggatgatgatgatgatcagtCTGAAGATCAGGTGAgatgtcacactgacaaccaacgctggaaatgttctcagtgtgggaaaatcTTTGGCTACAACTCTCTCTTGAAAAGGCACCTGATGAGCCACAGCGGAGAGAAACCTTtcgcctgctcagtttgcggccAAAGATTCTGTGAGAAGGGAAActtgacaacacacacaagaacccacactggtgagaaacctttttcctgcttagtttgtggtcaaagattctctcgaaAGGGAATCTTAAGAAGTCActcaagaacccacactggagagaaaccttttccctgcTCAGTATGTGGTCAAAGTTTCTCTCGAAAGGGAATCTTAACAAGTCActcaagaacccacactggagagaaaccttttgcctgcccaatatgtggtcaaagattctctcacaaGAAAAGCCTgacaatacacacaagaacacacactggagagaaacctttctcctgctcagtttgtggccaaagattctctgacAAGGGAACcttgacaaaacacacaagaactcacactggtgagaaacctttttcctgctcagtttgtaacCAAAACTTCTCTCAGAAGGGACAATTGagaagtcacacaagaacccacactggagagaaaccctattcctgctcagtttgtggtgaaAGAG GGGCGGCGAAGACGACGAAGGAGGAAGCGCGGCGTCGTCCAAGTGAAACttcgcaagagaggatacagattggcgttcccgtcaatCCACCTCACGAATCTACGCTCgcacccaacaaaatggacgagcttcatcttctgacaaagagaccagtaaagacttcggacgttccaccgccctgtgctttacggagacacggctttgtgaacgcatcccgatggcgccgtaatgcttcaagggcttccaactacaccgggcagaccgcgtcatggagggatatgcttctatatcaacgaaaaatggtgtaccgacgtcacggagctcagcacacactgcagcccggattTGGAGTCGCTCTTTTTtga
- the LOC133404717 gene encoding gastrula zinc finger protein XlCGF57.1-like isoform X3, with the protein MKDFSEDLCPAPQEPESPPIKEEEEPQSPYIKKEVAKEVPHIKEEEEEQGITKLPSTGVPQKSEDEGQSVENRGAEPRSNISSSQHMTAESDVDHWGGSQVDVLLAPPSGSDDTASHSPHNDEDDDDDQSEDQVRCHTDNQRWKCSQCGKIFGYNSLLKRHLMSHSGEKPFACSVCGQRFCEKGNLTTHTRTHTGEKPFSCLVCGQRFSRKGILRSHSRTHTGEKPFPCSVCGQSFSRKGILTSHSRTHTGEKPFACPICGQRFSHKKSLTIHTRTHTGEKPFSCSVCGQRFSDKGTLTKHTRTHTGEKPFSCSVCNQNFSQKGQLRSHTRTHTGEKPYSCSVCGERGAAKTTKEEARRRPSETSQERIQIGVPVNPPHESTLAPNKMDELHLLTKRPVKTSDVPPPCALRRHGFVNASRWRRNASRASNYTGQTASWRDMLLYQRKMVYRRHGAQHTLQPGFGVALF; encoded by the exons ATGAAAG acTTCAGTGAAGATCTTTGTCCAGCGCCACAGGAGCCAGAGTCCCCTcccattaaagaggaagaggagccacAGTCCCCTTATATTAAAAAAGAGGTGGCTAAAGAGGTCccccacatcaaagaggaagaggaggagcagggCATCACCAAGTTGCCATCGACCGGTGTCCCTcagaagagtgaagatgaaggtcaaagtgtGGAGAacagaggggcggagcctcgAAGCAACatcagctcaagtcaacacatgacagcAGAAAGTGATGTAGACCACTGGGGAGGATCTCAAGTAGATGTCCTCTTAGCTCCACCATCAGGTAGTGACGACACAGCGTCACATTCTCCTCACAacgatgaggatgatgatgatgatcagtCTGAAGATCAGGTGAgatgtcacactgacaaccaacgctggaaatgttctcagtgtgggaaaatcTTTGGCTACAACTCTCTCTTGAAAAGGCACCTGATGAGCCACAGCGGAGAGAAACCTTtcgcctgctcagtttgcggccAAAGATTCTGTGAGAAGGGAAActtgacaacacacacaagaacccacactggtgagaaacctttttcctgcttagtttgtggtcaaagattctctcgaaAGGGAATCTTAAGAAGTCActcaagaacccacactggagagaaaccttttccctgcTCAGTATGTGGTCAAAGTTTCTCTCGAAAGGGAATCTTAACAAGTCActcaagaacccacactggagagaaaccttttgcctgcccaatatgtggtcaaagattctctcacaaGAAAAGCCTgacaatacacacaagaacacacactggagagaaacctttctcctgctcagtttgtggccaaagattctctgacAAGGGAACcttgacaaaacacacaagaactcacactggtgagaaacctttttcctgctcagtttgtaacCAAAACTTCTCTCAGAAGGGACAATTGagaagtcacacaagaacccacactggagagaaaccctattcctgctcagtttgtggtgaaAGAG GGGCGGCGAAGACGACGAAGGAGGAAGCGCGGCGTCGTCCAAGTGAAACttcgcaagagaggatacagattggcgttcccgtcaatCCACCTCACGAATCTACGCTCgcacccaacaaaatggacgagcttcatcttctgacaaagagaccagtaaagacttcggacgttccaccgccctgtgctttacggagacacggctttgtgaacgcatcccgatggcgccgtaatgcttcaagggcttccaactacaccgggcagaccgcgtcatggagggatatgcttctatatcaacgaaaaatggtgtaccgacgtcacggagctcagcacacactgcagcccggattTGGAGTCGCTCTTTTTtga
- the LOC133404717 gene encoding zinc finger protein 135-like isoform X2 — MCARRTAEGEEPKVADFSEDLCPAPQEPESPPIKEEEEPQSPYIKKEVAKEVPHIKEEEEEQGITKLPSTGVPQKSEDEGQSVENRGAEPRSNISSSQHMTAESDVDHWGGSQVDVLLAPPSGSDDTASHSPHNDEDDDDDQSEDQVRCHTDNQRWKCSQCGKIFGYNSLLKRHLMSHSGEKPFACSVCGQRFCEKGNLTTHTRTHTGEKPFSCLVCGQRFSRKGILRSHSRTHTGEKPFPCSVCGQSFSRKGILTSHSRTHTGEKPFACPICGQRFSHKKSLTIHTRTHTGEKPFSCSVCGQRFSDKGTLTKHTRTHTGEKPFSCSVCNQNFSQKGQLRSHTRTHTGEKPYSCSVCGERGAAKTTKEEARRRPSETSQERIQIGVPVNPPHESTLAPNKMDELHLLTKRPVKTSDVPPPCALRRHGFVNASRWRRNASRASNYTGQTASWRDMLLYQRKMVYRRHGAQHTLQPGFGVALF; from the exons atgtgtgcaagaaggacCGCAGAGGGCGAGGAACCAAAAGTAGCAG acTTCAGTGAAGATCTTTGTCCAGCGCCACAGGAGCCAGAGTCCCCTcccattaaagaggaagaggagccacAGTCCCCTTATATTAAAAAAGAGGTGGCTAAAGAGGTCccccacatcaaagaggaagaggaggagcagggCATCACCAAGTTGCCATCGACCGGTGTCCCTcagaagagtgaagatgaaggtcaaagtgtGGAGAacagaggggcggagcctcgAAGCAACatcagctcaagtcaacacatgacagcAGAAAGTGATGTAGACCACTGGGGAGGATCTCAAGTAGATGTCCTCTTAGCTCCACCATCAGGTAGTGACGACACAGCGTCACATTCTCCTCACAacgatgaggatgatgatgatgatcagtCTGAAGATCAGGTGAgatgtcacactgacaaccaacgctggaaatgttctcagtgtgggaaaatcTTTGGCTACAACTCTCTCTTGAAAAGGCACCTGATGAGCCACAGCGGAGAGAAACCTTtcgcctgctcagtttgcggccAAAGATTCTGTGAGAAGGGAAActtgacaacacacacaagaacccacactggtgagaaacctttttcctgcttagtttgtggtcaaagattctctcgaaAGGGAATCTTAAGAAGTCActcaagaacccacactggagagaaaccttttccctgcTCAGTATGTGGTCAAAGTTTCTCTCGAAAGGGAATCTTAACAAGTCActcaagaacccacactggagagaaaccttttgcctgcccaatatgtggtcaaagattctctcacaaGAAAAGCCTgacaatacacacaagaacacacactggagagaaacctttctcctgctcagtttgtggccaaagattctctgacAAGGGAACcttgacaaaacacacaagaactcacactggtgagaaacctttttcctgctcagtttgtaacCAAAACTTCTCTCAGAAGGGACAATTGagaagtcacacaagaacccacactggagagaaaccctattcctgctcagtttgtggtgaaAGAG GGGCGGCGAAGACGACGAAGGAGGAAGCGCGGCGTCGTCCAAGTGAAACttcgcaagagaggatacagattggcgttcccgtcaatCCACCTCACGAATCTACGCTCgcacccaacaaaatggacgagcttcatcttctgacaaagagaccagtaaagacttcggacgttccaccgccctgtgctttacggagacacggctttgtgaacgcatcccgatggcgccgtaatgcttcaagggcttccaactacaccgggcagaccgcgtcatggagggatatgcttctatatcaacgaaaaatggtgtaccgacgtcacggagctcagcacacactgcagcccggattTGGAGTCGCTCTTTTTtga